One region of Microbacterium sp. M28 genomic DNA includes:
- a CDS encoding antibiotic biosynthesis monooxygenase — translation MSGEAITVSIRREVDPAHIAEATAWVQTGVNLANRHPGFLGSGWIRAGESSHVWYMLYRFSNAETLEAWENSAERAQWHSTGQGLVLSERAKRRTGIEGWFDEPATGAVPLPGDAQPDASSPVRWKQAVTIWLGFFPVNLLFTYLMTPVPGFGELPVWLRVLVTTLVLTPVMTYWVLPWVTRLLRGWLSR, via the coding sequence ATGTCCGGCGAAGCCATCACCGTCTCCATCCGCCGCGAAGTCGACCCCGCTCACATCGCCGAGGCGACCGCCTGGGTGCAGACCGGCGTGAATCTCGCGAACCGGCACCCCGGCTTCCTCGGCTCCGGATGGATCAGAGCAGGCGAGAGTTCGCACGTCTGGTACATGCTCTACCGGTTCTCGAACGCCGAGACGCTCGAGGCCTGGGAGAACTCCGCCGAGCGCGCCCAGTGGCATTCGACCGGTCAGGGCCTCGTCCTCAGCGAACGCGCGAAGCGCCGCACCGGGATCGAGGGCTGGTTCGATGAACCGGCGACCGGCGCGGTCCCGCTTCCCGGCGATGCACAGCCCGACGCGTCGTCCCCGGTGCGGTGGAAGCAGGCCGTCACGATCTGGCTCGGGTTCTTCCCGGTCAACCTGCTCTTCACGTATCTCATGACCCCCGTGCCCGGCTTCGGCGAACTGCCGGTCTGGCTGCGCGTCCTGGTGACGACGCTCGTTCTGACCCCGGTCATGACGTACTGGGTGCTGCCGTGGGTGACCCGGTTGCTCAGGGGCTGGCTGTCCCGCTGA
- a CDS encoding CoA-acylating methylmalonate-semialdehyde dehydrogenase has product MTRTIPHFVGGSLLTPDDGRFADVFNPSTGAVQARVPLASADDVRRVIADAEDAQPAWAATNPQKRARVLMRFLDLVHRDMDDLARLLSSEHGKTFDDAKGDIQRGLDVIEFAAGAPHLLKGEYSTEAGTGIDVYSLRQPLGVVAGITPFNFPAMIPLWKAGPAIAAGNAFVLKPSERDPSVPVRLAELFLEAGLPAGILNVVHGDKEAVDVLLEDERVKAIGFVGSTPIAEYIYATAAAHGKRAQCFGGAKNHLVVMPDADLDQVVDALIGSGYGSAGERCMAISVAVPVGEATADALAAKLTERVAELRIGPSDAEGVDYGPLITRAAVERVTDYIQQGVDAGATLLADGRGLIVDGYEEGFYLGPTLFDHVTTDMSIYREEIFGPVLVIARAHDYEEALAMASDHEFGNGVGIFTRDGDAARDFAARVNVGMVGVNVPIPVPLGYYTFGGWKRSGFGDLNQHGPDSFRFYTKTKTVTSRWPAAGIREGANFVMPTTR; this is encoded by the coding sequence ATGACTCGCACCATCCCCCATTTCGTAGGCGGATCGCTCCTGACCCCGGACGACGGACGCTTCGCGGACGTGTTCAACCCCAGCACGGGCGCTGTCCAGGCCCGGGTGCCGCTCGCGAGCGCCGACGACGTGCGCCGCGTGATCGCCGACGCGGAGGACGCGCAGCCCGCATGGGCCGCGACCAATCCGCAGAAGAGGGCGCGCGTGCTGATGCGCTTCCTCGACCTCGTGCACCGCGACATGGACGATCTCGCCCGGCTCCTCTCCAGCGAGCACGGCAAGACGTTCGACGACGCCAAGGGCGATATCCAGCGCGGTCTGGACGTCATCGAGTTCGCGGCCGGTGCGCCGCACCTGCTCAAGGGCGAGTACTCGACCGAGGCCGGCACGGGAATCGACGTGTACTCCCTGCGCCAGCCGCTCGGCGTCGTCGCCGGCATCACGCCGTTCAACTTCCCGGCGATGATCCCGCTGTGGAAGGCCGGGCCGGCGATCGCCGCAGGCAACGCCTTCGTGCTCAAGCCGAGCGAGCGCGACCCGTCCGTCCCGGTTCGGCTCGCCGAACTGTTCCTGGAGGCCGGCCTGCCGGCCGGCATCCTCAACGTCGTGCACGGCGACAAGGAGGCGGTCGACGTCCTGCTGGAAGACGAGCGCGTCAAGGCGATCGGCTTCGTCGGCTCCACGCCGATCGCCGAGTACATCTACGCGACGGCTGCCGCGCACGGCAAGCGCGCGCAGTGCTTCGGCGGTGCGAAGAACCACCTCGTCGTCATGCCCGACGCCGACCTCGACCAGGTCGTCGATGCCCTGATCGGCTCCGGTTACGGATCGGCGGGCGAGCGGTGCATGGCGATCTCGGTCGCCGTGCCGGTGGGGGAGGCGACCGCGGACGCCCTCGCGGCCAAGCTCACCGAGCGCGTCGCCGAACTGCGGATCGGGCCGTCCGACGCAGAGGGCGTCGACTACGGTCCGCTCATCACACGAGCCGCCGTCGAGCGCGTCACCGACTACATCCAGCAGGGTGTGGATGCCGGGGCCACTCTCCTCGCCGACGGACGCGGGCTGATCGTCGACGGGTACGAGGAGGGGTTCTACCTCGGGCCGACGCTGTTCGACCACGTGACCACCGACATGTCGATCTACCGCGAGGAGATCTTCGGTCCTGTGCTCGTGATCGCCAGGGCGCACGACTACGAGGAGGCGCTGGCGATGGCATCCGACCACGAGTTCGGCAACGGCGTCGGGATCTTCACCCGCGACGGCGACGCGGCTCGTGATTTCGCCGCACGCGTGAACGTCGGGATGGTCGGCGTGAACGTGCCGATCCCGGTGCCACTCGGCTACTACACGTTCGGCGGCTGGAAGCGCAGCGGGTTCGGCGACCTGAACCAGCACGGCCCGGACTCCTTCCGCTTCTACACGAAGACCAAGACCGTCACCAGCAGGTGGCCGGCGGCCGGTATCCGCGAGGGAGCCAACTTCGTCATGCCCACCACCCGTTGA
- a CDS encoding LysR family transcriptional regulator — MSDQNSDGLESLPLWRTFLAVHRSGSVSGAARMLGMAQPTVTAHLQALERIEGEMLFVRTARGMLPTARADLLATRIAEPFDRLVEAVGGGAPGRGPQSIRLGAAAEFTASVLLPALAPAIAEGLRVHMTTGLADDLLDAARGGRLDLVVSSVRPRGRSLPAVGLVDEEFVLVAGRDVGVGPEDVAARGTQSLSELPLLAYAQDVPILRRYWRHVFGARLDREPALVAPDLRALAAAAVAGAGVTVLPTYLIRSELADGRLRMLVATDDPPINTLFLVRRPGAPAEASRIVEDALRQGVVGWT; from the coding sequence ATGAGCGATCAGAATTCTGATGGTCTGGAGAGCCTGCCCCTGTGGCGGACCTTCCTCGCCGTGCACCGCTCCGGATCGGTCTCCGGTGCAGCCCGGATGCTCGGGATGGCCCAGCCGACGGTCACGGCGCATCTGCAGGCGCTCGAGCGCATCGAGGGCGAGATGCTCTTCGTCCGTACCGCCAGAGGCATGCTCCCGACGGCGCGCGCCGACCTGCTGGCGACGCGGATCGCCGAGCCCTTCGACCGTCTCGTCGAGGCCGTCGGCGGTGGGGCGCCGGGCCGTGGGCCGCAGAGCATCCGACTCGGTGCCGCGGCGGAGTTCACGGCATCCGTCCTCCTGCCCGCTCTGGCGCCGGCGATCGCCGAGGGGCTGCGCGTGCACATGACGACCGGCCTCGCCGATGATCTCCTCGACGCCGCGCGCGGGGGGCGACTCGATCTCGTCGTCTCATCGGTGCGCCCGCGAGGACGATCCCTTCCTGCGGTCGGCCTCGTCGACGAGGAGTTCGTACTGGTGGCGGGTCGCGACGTGGGGGTCGGCCCGGAGGATGTCGCGGCGCGTGGCACGCAGTCGCTGTCGGAGCTCCCGCTGCTCGCCTACGCGCAGGACGTGCCGATCCTGCGACGCTACTGGCGGCACGTGTTCGGCGCGCGACTGGACCGCGAGCCGGCGCTCGTCGCCCCCGATCTCCGTGCGCTCGCCGCCGCGGCCGTCGCCGGCGCCGGCGTCACGGTGCTGCCGACCTACCTCATCCGATCCGAACTCGCCGACGGCCGCCTGCGGATGCTGGTGGCGACCGATGATCCACCCATCAACACGCTGTTCCTCGTCCGACGGCCCGGCGCGCCCGCCGAGGCCTCCCGCATCGTCGAGGACGCGCTGAGGCAGGGCGTCGTCGGCTGGACATGA
- the pulA gene encoding pullulanase-type alpha-1,6-glucosidase — translation MSKKTVQRRTALLVAATLAATGISAAAGLAPASAADRTVALVGDLQSELGCAADWAPDCAETELAPTGADGIYSAEFEVPAGTYEYKVALDDGWDEAYGLDGGGDNIPLTIAGPSTLRFTFDDTLKRVGLEVVDVRGGFAAEDEPLIASPVRQPGDGEQFYFVMTDRFANGDPSNDAGGLEGDRLTTGYDPTDKGFYQGGDIAGLHQNLDYIEGLGTTAIWLTPSFANKAVQGAGDTASAGYHGYWITDFTRIDPHLGTNAELEALIADAHARGIKVYFDIITNHTADVIDYAEKTYGYVDQATRPYTDASGTAFDAADVAGSADFPALDPATSFPYTPVVTDEDAKVPAWLNDPTLYHNRGNSTWSGESVTHGDFDGLDDLMTEHPTVVNGFVEVYQDWIDLGIDGFRIDTVKHVNFEFWEQWSQDVLDYAHAQGNEDFFMFGEVYDADPAKLSPYVRKTDMNSVLDFTFQSQAVSFAAGNSAKGLQSLFAGDDYYTTSDTSSTALPTFLGNHDMGRIGSFVDNLDAPLERDELAHELMFLTRGQPVVYYGDEQGFTGPGGDKDARQTLFATQVDEYANQNLITGEHAGSVDRYGTDAPLYAHIAELSTLRAAHPALTDGAQIERHATSGPGVYAFSRVDAEEKVEYLVAVNNATTNQSVELTTLTAEASYAPLYGQAEALTTDAGAATSITVPALSAVVWKADAAVTAPAEAAPITLSVPAAGAGIEGQAAVVADIADQWAQTSFSWRVAGADEWHPLGTAEDTDPRVFHDLGGLKKGTLVEYRAVTTDAAGHHAAASTYASVGNAVTLAEGEEPQPTFDSVTVAGSLNAEMGCAADWEPGCEKAKLALRADGVWAGTFDLPAGDYEYKAAINGNWSVNYGANGVPDGANITIAHVGGPISFYFDPRTNIVQSSAEGPIVTLPGSLQSELGCPGDWAPDCLGTLLADGDRDGVYEFSTSALPTGAYELKVAHGLSWAENYGADGARDGANISFSATEGKVTTFRYALATHVLEVTGDDPQLPGVGEQRAHWIDETTIAWPANLGSTDRAAYALHSASDASIALTDGQVTGGETIELTVDGTLTEKQLSRFPALAGFLALRISDADAAALVRTQLAVSQRGADGAVTAFTGVQIPGVLDDLYASELDDVDLGVTFQGKKPTFRLWAPTAQQVTLLTWNAGATGDPVRHDAAWDEASGVWQAKGDKGLKNDEYLWEVVVYAPSTGKIETNLVTDPYSTALTLNSERSVAVDLDDKVWEPKIWKKAEAPEVERDVDRAIYELHIRDFSIGDTTVAEDKRGTYLAFAEDSAGADQLRELADAGINTVHLLPSFDIATIDENRSTQAVPACDLGSFGPASAEQQACVGAVAGADGFNWGYDPYHYSVPEGSYAVDADGGQRVSEFRTMVGSLHDMGLQVVLDEVFNHTAASGQADTSVLDRVVPGYYHRLNAAGSVETSTCCQNVATEHLAAQKLMVESVVTWARDYKVDGFRFDLMGHHSTANMLAVREALDELTVRKDGVDGSAVYLYGEGWNFGEVADNALFEQATQGQLGGTGIGTFNDRLRDAVHGGSPVDGSSTFRQGFGTGLGTDPNGNPINGTTEQALADLGHETDLVKLGLAGNLRDFAFTTSDGAVTAGADIDYRGSRAGYADEPGEVINYVDAHDNETLYDLSVLKLPTGTPMADRVRMNTLSLATVTLSQSPSFWHAGTELLRSKSLDRNSYDSGDWFNRIDWTGQESTFGSGLPPAADNEEKWPIMAPLLADPALKPTAVDIAAAEASALDLLRIREEVDLLRLGSADLIERKVSFPNGGADAAPGVIVMLIDDLIGADADPALAGALVVFNASPDAVTQTVSSLTGRDFALTDAQADGADAVVKATTWDASSGTVTVPARSVAVLVDAQ, via the coding sequence GTGTCGAAGAAGACCGTCCAGCGCCGCACCGCCCTTCTCGTCGCAGCGACGCTCGCCGCCACCGGCATCAGCGCAGCAGCGGGCCTCGCCCCGGCATCCGCCGCCGACCGGACTGTCGCCCTCGTCGGCGACCTCCAGTCCGAGCTCGGCTGCGCGGCGGACTGGGCGCCCGACTGCGCCGAGACCGAGCTCGCACCCACCGGAGCCGACGGCATCTACAGTGCGGAGTTCGAGGTTCCCGCCGGCACGTACGAGTACAAGGTGGCGCTCGACGACGGCTGGGACGAGGCGTACGGGCTCGACGGCGGCGGCGACAACATCCCGCTCACGATCGCCGGCCCGTCGACGCTGCGGTTCACGTTCGACGACACGCTCAAGCGGGTCGGGCTCGAGGTCGTCGATGTCCGCGGCGGCTTCGCGGCCGAAGACGAGCCGCTCATCGCGAGTCCCGTGCGACAGCCGGGCGACGGCGAGCAGTTCTACTTCGTGATGACCGACCGGTTCGCGAACGGCGACCCGTCGAACGACGCCGGAGGCCTCGAGGGCGACCGCCTCACCACGGGCTACGACCCGACGGACAAGGGCTTCTACCAGGGCGGCGACATCGCCGGCCTGCACCAGAACCTCGACTACATCGAAGGGCTCGGCACGACGGCGATCTGGCTGACTCCGAGCTTCGCCAACAAGGCCGTCCAGGGCGCGGGCGACACGGCCAGCGCCGGCTACCACGGCTACTGGATCACCGACTTCACCCGCATCGACCCGCACCTGGGGACGAACGCGGAGCTCGAGGCGCTGATCGCCGACGCCCATGCCCGCGGCATCAAGGTGTACTTCGACATCATCACCAACCACACCGCCGACGTCATCGACTACGCCGAGAAGACCTACGGCTACGTCGACCAGGCGACCCGTCCCTACACGGATGCCTCCGGCACCGCCTTCGACGCCGCCGACGTCGCGGGGAGCGCCGATTTCCCGGCCCTCGACCCGGCCACGAGCTTCCCTTACACGCCCGTCGTCACAGACGAGGACGCCAAGGTCCCGGCCTGGCTGAATGATCCGACGCTCTACCACAACCGCGGAAACTCGACCTGGTCGGGGGAGTCCGTGACGCACGGCGACTTCGACGGCCTGGACGACCTGATGACCGAACACCCCACCGTCGTCAACGGATTCGTCGAGGTCTACCAGGACTGGATCGACCTCGGCATCGACGGATTCCGCATCGACACCGTCAAGCACGTGAACTTCGAGTTCTGGGAGCAGTGGTCCCAGGATGTCCTCGACTACGCGCACGCGCAGGGCAACGAGGATTTCTTCATGTTCGGCGAGGTCTATGACGCCGATCCGGCGAAGCTCTCGCCCTACGTGCGGAAGACCGACATGAACTCGGTCTTGGACTTCACCTTCCAGTCGCAGGCCGTGAGCTTCGCTGCCGGAAACTCCGCCAAGGGGTTGCAGTCGCTCTTCGCCGGCGACGACTACTACACGACGTCCGACACGTCGTCGACGGCTCTGCCGACCTTCCTCGGCAACCACGACATGGGTCGCATCGGATCCTTCGTCGACAACCTCGATGCGCCGCTCGAGCGCGACGAGCTCGCGCATGAGCTGATGTTCCTCACCCGTGGCCAGCCGGTCGTGTACTACGGCGACGAGCAGGGCTTCACCGGACCGGGCGGCGACAAGGACGCCAGGCAGACGCTGTTCGCGACGCAGGTCGACGAGTACGCGAACCAGAATCTCATCACGGGGGAGCACGCCGGCTCGGTCGACCGTTACGGCACCGACGCGCCGCTCTACGCGCACATCGCGGAGCTCTCGACGCTGCGCGCCGCGCATCCCGCACTGACCGACGGTGCACAGATCGAGCGCCACGCGACATCCGGCCCCGGCGTCTACGCCTTCTCCCGAGTGGATGCCGAGGAGAAGGTCGAATACCTCGTGGCGGTCAACAACGCCACGACGAACCAGAGCGTCGAGCTGACCACCCTGACCGCCGAGGCGTCGTACGCGCCGCTGTACGGGCAGGCCGAGGCGCTGACGACCGACGCCGGTGCTGCGACGAGCATCACGGTGCCTGCACTGTCGGCCGTCGTCTGGAAGGCGGATGCCGCGGTCACCGCGCCGGCGGAAGCCGCGCCGATCACCCTCAGTGTCCCCGCGGCAGGCGCCGGTATCGAAGGCCAGGCCGCCGTCGTGGCCGACATCGCCGACCAGTGGGCGCAGACCAGCTTCTCCTGGCGCGTGGCCGGCGCCGACGAATGGCACCCGCTCGGCACCGCCGAGGACACCGACCCGCGAGTATTCCACGACCTCGGCGGCCTGAAGAAGGGGACGCTCGTGGAGTACCGTGCGGTGACGACGGATGCCGCAGGGCATCACGCTGCGGCATCCACGTACGCATCCGTCGGCAATGCCGTGACCCTGGCCGAAGGCGAGGAGCCGCAGCCGACCTTCGATTCCGTCACGGTCGCCGGCAGCCTGAACGCGGAGATGGGCTGCGCCGCGGACTGGGAGCCGGGCTGCGAGAAGGCGAAACTGGCTCTGCGCGCGGACGGCGTCTGGGCAGGGACCTTCGACCTGCCGGCGGGCGACTACGAGTACAAGGCGGCGATCAACGGCAACTGGAGCGTCAACTACGGCGCGAACGGCGTTCCGGACGGTGCGAACATCACGATCGCTCACGTCGGCGGCCCGATCTCGTTCTACTTCGACCCCCGCACGAACATCGTGCAGTCCAGTGCCGAGGGGCCGATCGTGACGCTGCCGGGTTCGCTGCAGTCCGAGCTCGGGTGCCCGGGGGACTGGGCGCCGGACTGCCTCGGCACGCTCTTGGCCGACGGCGACCGCGACGGCGTGTACGAGTTCTCGACCTCCGCGCTGCCGACCGGCGCGTACGAGCTGAAGGTCGCCCATGGTCTGAGCTGGGCGGAGAACTACGGTGCCGACGGCGCTCGAGACGGCGCGAACATCTCGTTCAGCGCGACCGAGGGCAAGGTCACGACCTTCCGCTACGCGCTCGCCACTCACGTTCTCGAGGTGACCGGCGACGACCCGCAGCTCCCCGGCGTCGGTGAACAGCGCGCGCACTGGATCGACGAGACGACCATCGCGTGGCCGGCGAACCTCGGCTCCACCGACAGAGCCGCGTACGCGCTGCACTCGGCATCCGACGCCTCGATCGCGCTGACGGACGGCCAGGTCACCGGCGGCGAGACGATCGAGCTGACGGTCGACGGCACGCTGACCGAGAAGCAGCTCTCGCGCTTCCCGGCGCTCGCCGGGTTCCTCGCCTTGAGGATCTCCGATGCGGATGCCGCGGCTCTCGTCCGCACGCAGCTGGCCGTCTCTCAGCGCGGCGCGGACGGAGCGGTCACCGCGTTCACGGGCGTGCAGATCCCCGGCGTGCTGGATGACCTGTACGCGTCCGAGCTCGACGACGTCGATCTCGGAGTGACGTTCCAGGGCAAGAAGCCGACCTTCCGGCTGTGGGCTCCGACTGCGCAGCAGGTGACCCTGCTGACCTGGAACGCGGGCGCCACCGGCGACCCGGTTCGCCACGACGCGGCGTGGGATGAGGCATCCGGCGTGTGGCAGGCCAAGGGCGACAAGGGGCTCAAGAACGACGAGTACCTGTGGGAGGTCGTCGTCTATGCGCCGAGCACGGGAAAGATCGAGACCAACCTGGTCACCGACCCGTACTCGACCGCGCTGACATTGAACTCGGAGCGGTCCGTCGCGGTCGACCTGGACGACAAGGTGTGGGAGCCGAAGATCTGGAAGAAGGCCGAGGCGCCGGAGGTCGAGCGCGACGTGGATCGTGCGATCTACGAGCTGCACATCCGTGACTTCTCGATCGGCGACACGACGGTGGCCGAGGATAAGCGCGGTACGTACCTCGCCTTCGCCGAGGACAGCGCGGGCGCCGATCAGTTGCGCGAGCTGGCGGACGCCGGCATCAACACCGTGCATCTGCTGCCGTCATTCGACATCGCCACGATCGACGAGAACCGCTCGACGCAGGCCGTGCCGGCGTGCGACCTCGGCTCGTTCGGCCCGGCATCCGCAGAGCAGCAGGCGTGCGTCGGCGCAGTCGCCGGTGCCGACGGCTTCAACTGGGGCTACGACCCGTACCACTACTCGGTTCCCGAGGGCTCCTACGCGGTCGACGCCGACGGCGGGCAGCGCGTGAGCGAGTTCCGGACCATGGTCGGTTCGCTGCATGACATGGGTCTGCAGGTCGTGCTGGACGAGGTGTTCAACCACACCGCGGCATCCGGTCAGGCGGACACCTCCGTGCTCGACCGGGTCGTGCCCGGCTATTACCACCGCCTGAACGCGGCCGGCTCGGTCGAGACGAGCACGTGCTGCCAGAACGTGGCGACCGAGCACCTGGCAGCACAGAAGCTCATGGTCGAATCGGTCGTGACCTGGGCGCGGGACTACAAGGTCGACGGATTCCGATTCGACCTGATGGGACACCACTCCACGGCCAACATGCTGGCTGTCCGAGAGGCGCTGGACGAACTGACCGTCAGGAAGGACGGCGTCGACGGTTCGGCCGTCTACCTCTACGGCGAGGGCTGGAACTTCGGCGAGGTCGCGGACAACGCCCTGTTCGAGCAGGCCACGCAGGGCCAGCTCGGCGGCACGGGCATCGGCACGTTCAACGATCGGCTGCGGGATGCCGTGCACGGCGGCAGCCCGGTCGACGGGTCGTCCACGTTCCGTCAGGGCTTCGGCACCGGGCTGGGCACCGACCCGAACGGGAACCCGATCAACGGCACGACCGAGCAGGCGCTCGCCGACCTCGGTCATGAGACGGATCTGGTGAAGCTCGGCCTGGCCGGGAACCTGCGCGACTTCGCGTTCACGACCAGCGACGGGGCCGTGACCGCTGGGGCCGACATCGATTACCGCGGCTCGCGGGCCGGCTACGCGGACGAACCGGGCGAGGTCATCAACTACGTCGACGCGCACGACAACGAGACGCTGTACGACCTCTCGGTGCTGAAGCTGCCGACGGGCACTCCGATGGCGGACCGCGTCCGTATGAACACGCTGTCGCTCGCGACGGTGACGCTCTCGCAGTCGCCCTCGTTCTGGCACGCCGGGACCGAGCTGCTGCGGTCGAAGTCGCTGGATCGCAACAGCTACGACTCGGGCGACTGGTTCAACCGGATCGACTGGACGGGGCAGGAGTCGACCTTCGGCTCCGGGTTGCCGCCGGCGGCGGACAACGAGGAGAAGTGGCCGATCATGGCCCCGCTGCTGGCGGATCCCGCGCTGAAACCGACGGCCGTGGACATCGCGGCGGCCGAGGCGTCCGCGCTGGATCTGCTCCGGATCCGGGAAGAGGTCGACCTGCTGCGACTGGGCTCGGCCGACCTGATCGAGCGGAAGGTGAGCTTCCCGAACGGCGGAGCGGATGCCGCTCCCGGCGTCATCGTGATGCTGATCGACGATCTGATCGGCGCCGACGCCGACCCCGCGCTCGCTGGTGCCCTGGTCGTGTTCAACGCCTCCCCCGACGCGGTGACTCAGACGGTGTCGTCGCTGACCGGCCGCGATTTCGCGCTGACGGATGCCCAGGCCGACGGCGCGGATGCCGTCGTGAAGGCGACGACCTGGGATGCCTCCTCCGGCACCGTCACGGTTCCCGCCCGCTCGGTCGCGGTGCTCGTCGACGCGCAGTAG
- a CDS encoding acyl-CoA dehydrogenase family protein: MTLITTTTEERQAILQAVREFAEAELAPFAQERDEKHIFPRESLQHAGELGLGGVYAGEDFGGTGLSRTDTVAIFEELAKGDPAVAAYISIHNMVVGMIDRYGDEAQRSHWLPILTSMTGFGGYCLTEPGAGSDAAAIATSAIRDGDEYVLTGVKQFISGAGEAAVYVVMARTGDAGARGITAFLVAGDTAGLSFGAPEKKMGWHAQPTRQVILDEVRVPASARLGDEGGGFKIAMSALNGGRLNIAACSLGGAQWALDKAIQYVHERFTFGEPLADKQSIVFAIADMRAQLHAARLMVQDAAAAVDAGDEDASVRCAMAKRFATDAGFDVANRALQLHGGYGYLQDYGIEKVVRDLRVHQILEGTNEIMQLIVGRETLKVAS, translated from the coding sequence ATGACCCTCATCACCACCACGACCGAGGAACGGCAGGCGATCCTGCAGGCGGTCCGCGAGTTCGCCGAGGCGGAACTCGCGCCGTTCGCTCAGGAACGCGACGAGAAGCACATCTTCCCTCGGGAGAGCCTGCAGCACGCGGGCGAGCTCGGGCTGGGCGGCGTGTACGCCGGCGAGGACTTCGGCGGCACGGGGCTCTCGCGCACCGACACCGTCGCGATCTTCGAGGAGCTCGCGAAGGGCGACCCCGCCGTCGCCGCCTACATCTCGATCCACAACATGGTCGTCGGCATGATCGATCGCTACGGCGACGAGGCGCAGCGATCGCACTGGCTGCCGATCCTGACGAGCATGACCGGTTTCGGCGGGTACTGCCTGACCGAACCGGGTGCCGGATCGGATGCCGCGGCGATCGCCACGAGCGCGATCCGCGACGGCGACGAATACGTGCTCACCGGCGTGAAGCAGTTCATCTCCGGCGCAGGCGAAGCCGCGGTCTACGTCGTGATGGCGCGCACCGGTGACGCGGGTGCGCGCGGCATCACCGCCTTCCTCGTCGCTGGAGACACCGCCGGCCTGAGCTTCGGCGCGCCGGAGAAGAAGATGGGATGGCATGCCCAGCCGACCAGGCAGGTGATCCTCGACGAGGTGCGCGTCCCGGCATCCGCCCGGCTCGGCGACGAGGGCGGCGGTTTCAAGATCGCGATGTCGGCGCTCAACGGCGGGCGGCTGAACATCGCCGCCTGTTCGCTCGGCGGTGCGCAGTGGGCGCTCGACAAGGCGATCCAGTACGTGCACGAGAGGTTCACGTTCGGCGAGCCGCTCGCCGACAAGCAGAGCATCGTGTTCGCGATCGCCGACATGCGGGCGCAGCTGCATGCCGCGCGGCTCATGGTGCAGGACGCCGCAGCCGCGGTCGACGCGGGCGACGAGGACGCGTCTGTGCGCTGCGCGATGGCCAAGCGCTTCGCGACCGACGCGGGATTCGACGTCGCCAACCGTGCGCTGCAGCTGCACGGCGGGTACGGCTATCTGCAGGACTACGGCATCGAGAAGGTGGTGCGCGACCTGCGCGTGCATCAGATCCTGGAAGGGACGAACGAGATCATGCAGCTCATCGTCGGACGCGAGACCCTCAAGGTCGCGTCGTGA
- the mmsB gene encoding 3-hydroxyisobutyrate dehydrogenase, which translates to MRIAFLGLGHMGLPMAHNLVAAGHGVTGFDVMPQARDAAAASGIPIADTGADAAASAEVVITMFPAGAHVLSAYREGLLDAAPAGTLFIESSTIAVADAQEAHALATAAGHRQVDAPVSGGVVGAENATLAFMVGGSEGDFAAAQPILEAMGKRIVRCGGPGLGQAAKVCNNMILGVSQIVVGEAFVLAERLGLSHDALYEVASNASGQCWALSTNCPVPGPVPTSPANRDYQPGFAGALMAKDLGLALEAIEQTGTDARLGRLAQEIYAAYAAGDGAARDFSGIITEIREGRV; encoded by the coding sequence GTGAGAATCGCGTTCCTCGGCCTCGGCCACATGGGCCTGCCGATGGCCCACAACCTCGTCGCCGCAGGGCACGGCGTCACCGGCTTCGACGTGATGCCGCAGGCGAGGGATGCCGCGGCCGCGAGCGGCATCCCCATCGCCGACACCGGAGCGGATGCCGCGGCATCCGCCGAGGTCGTCATCACGATGTTCCCCGCCGGTGCCCACGTGCTCTCGGCCTACCGAGAAGGACTGCTCGATGCGGCGCCCGCGGGCACGCTCTTCATCGAGTCGTCCACGATCGCCGTCGCCGACGCTCAGGAGGCGCACGCGCTCGCGACCGCCGCCGGTCATCGCCAGGTCGATGCCCCCGTCTCCGGAGGTGTCGTCGGCGCGGAGAACGCGACGCTGGCGTTCATGGTCGGCGGTTCGGAGGGCGACTTCGCCGCCGCGCAACCGATCCTCGAGGCGATGGGCAAGCGCATCGTGCGCTGCGGCGGTCCAGGGCTCGGCCAGGCGGCGAAGGTCTGCAACAACATGATCCTCGGGGTGTCGCAGATCGTGGTCGGCGAGGCGTTCGTGCTCGCCGAACGGCTCGGCCTCAGCCACGACGCGCTCTACGAGGTGGCATCGAACGCGTCCGGCCAGTGCTGGGCGCTGTCCACCAACTGCCCGGTTCCGGGGCCGGTGCCGACGAGCCCGGCCAATCGCGACTACCAGCCCGGCTTCGCCGGTGCCCTGATGGCGAAGGACCTCGGCCTCGCGCTCGAGGCGATCGAGCAGACCGGCACGGATGCGCGCCTGGGCAGACTGGCGCAGGAGATCTACGCCGCCTACGCCGCGGGTGACGGTGCGGCGCGCGACTTCTCCGGCATCATCACCGAGATCAGAGAAGGACGCGTGTGA